Proteins encoded in a region of the bacterium genome:
- a CDS encoding AAA family ATPase, whose protein sequence is MIQYPYGIADFRRIRREGMVYVDRTAHIRDLETLGSILIFLRPRRFGKSLWLQTLATYYD, encoded by the coding sequence ATGATCCAGTACCCCTACGGGATCGCCGACTTCCGCCGCATCCGGCGCGAGGGAATGGTCTACGTCGACCGGACTGCGCACATCCGAGACCTGGAGACGCTGGGGAGCATTCTGATCTTCCTGCGTCCGCGTCGTTTCGGCAAGTCGCTCTGGCTCCAGACGCTGGCGACCTACTACGAC